Proteins from one Pectinophora gossypiella chromosome 19, ilPecGoss1.1, whole genome shotgun sequence genomic window:
- the LOC126375629 gene encoding uncharacterized PE-PGRS family protein PE_PGRS54-like isoform X13 — protein MRALYLLYFVVAFVTLLPNTSTLSIGLGGGIGLHGGSKGGARGHDGGKSDAGGVAGSKVGGGKKGGAGVKIDSGGLIGHGSQGGVGSDAVGKGGAEGDAGGKGGDGGKTGGKNGAGGDAGGKGDAEGDAGGKGSAGVKVGGGTKGGAGGDAGGKGGAGGDAGGKGSAGGKTEGGYKGSAGGDAGGKGGAGAKVGGGTKGGTGGDAGGDAGGKGGAGGDAGGKGGAGGKTGGGSKDGAGGDAGGKGGAGDDAGGKGGAGAKVGGGTKGGTGSDAGGKGGAGGDAGGKGGAGGKGGAGAKVGGGTKGGTGGDAGGKGGAGGDAGGKGGAGGKGGAGGKTGGGSKDGAGGYAGGKGGAGDDAGGKGGAGAKVGGGTKGGTGSDAGGKGGAGGNVGGKGGAGGKTGGGSKDGARGDAGGKGGAGDDAGGKGGAGAKVGGGTKGGTGSDAGSKGGAGGDAGGKGGDGGKTGDKNGAGGNAGGKGDAEGDAGGKGAGGAKVGGGTKGGTGGDAGGKGGAGGDAGGKGGAGGKTGGGSKDGAGGDAGGKGSAGAKVGGGTKGGTGSDAGGKGGAGGDAGGKGGAGGDAGGKGGAAGKGGAGGKTEGGNKGSAGGDAGGKGGAGGKTGGGSKDGAGGDAGGKGGAGDDAGGKGGAGAKVGGGTKGGTGSDAGGKGGAGGDAGGKGGNGGKIGDKNGAGGNAGGKSDSGGDAGGKGGAGAKVGGGIKGGTGGDAGGKGGAGGDAGGKGGAGGKTGGGSKDGAGGDAGGKGGAGDDAGGKGGAGGDAGGKGGAGGDAGGKGDTGGDAGGKSSAGGDAGGKGGVKGKGGAGGKTEGGNKGNAGGDAGGKGVDGGKTGSKNGAGDDAGGKGDAGGDAGSKGTGGAKVGGGTKGGTGGDAGGKGGAGGDAGGKGSAGDKTGGGSKDGAGGDAGGKGGAGGKTEGGDKGDAGGDAGGKSGAGGDTGGKGGAGGDAGGKGGAGGKGGAGGKTQGGNKGIAGGDARGKGGDGGKTGGKDDAGGDAGGKGGAGGNAGGKGAAGAKVGGGTKGGAGGNAGGKGGAEGDAGGKGGAGGKTEGGSKDGAGGDAGGKGGAGDDAGGKGGAGSDAGGKGGAGGDAGGKGGAGGGGRVKGGAGGKIGGKGSAGGKVKGGSKGSLGGGLSVGLGTKK, from the exons ATGAGAGCTTTGTACCTCCTCTACTTTGTGGTG gCTTTTGTCACCTTACTGCCGAATACATCAACTCTAAGCATCggtttag GTGGTGGTATCGGACTTCACGGTGGAAGCAAAGGCGGCGCTCGAGGCCATGATGGCGGCAAAAGCGATGCTGGAGGTGTAGCCGGAAGCAAAGTAGGAGGTGGAAAAAAAGGTGGTGCTGGAGTTAAAATTGACTCTGGAGGCCTAATAGGACATGGAAGCCAAGGCGGCGTAGGAAGCGATGCCGTAGGCAAAGGCGGTGCCGAAGGTGATGCCGGAGGCAAAGGTGGTGATGGAGGTAAAACAGGAGGCAAAAACGGTGCTGGAGGCGATGCCGGAGGCAAAGGCGACGCTGAAGGAGATGCAGGAGGCAAGGGCAGTGCAGGAGTCAAAGTAGGAGGCGGAACCAAGGGCGGTGCTGGTGGCGATGCTGGAGGCAAAGGAGGAGCTGGAGGTGATGCCGGAGGCAAGGGCAGTGCTGGAGGCAAAACAGAAGGTGGATACAAAGGCAGTGCTGGAGGTGATGCCGGAGGCAAAGGCGGTGCAGGAGCCAAAGTAGGAGGCGGAACTAAAGGCGGTACTGGTGGCGATGCTGGTGGCGATGCTGGAGGAAAAGGAGGAGCTGGAGGCGATGCCGGAGGTAAAGGTGGCGCAGGAGGCAAAACAGGAGGCGGAAGCAAAGACGGTGCTGGAGGTGATGCTGGCGGCAAAGGCGGTGCTGGAGATGATGCCGGAGGCAAGGGCGGTGCAGGAGCCAAAGTAGGAGGCGGAACCAAAGGCGGTACTGGTAGCGATGCTGGAGGCAAAGGAGGAGCTGGAGGCGATGCCGGAGGCAAAGGTGGCGCCGGAGGCAAAGGCGGTGCAGGAGCCAAAGTAGGAGGCGGAACCAAAGGCGGTACTGGTGGCGATGCTGGAGGCAAAGGAGGAGCTGGAGGCGATGCCGGAGGCAAAGGTGGCGCTGGAGGCAAAGGAGGTGCTGGAGGCAAAACAGGAGGCGGAAGCAAAGATGGTGCTGGAGGTTATGCCGGCGGCAAAGGTGGTGCTGGAGACGATGCCGGAGGCAAGGGCGGTGCAGGAGCCAAAGTAGGAGGTGGAACTAAAGGCGGTACTGGTAGCGATGCTGGAGGAAAAGGAGGAGCTGGAGGCAATGTCGGAGGCAAAGGTGGCGCTGGAGGCAAAACAGGAGGCGGAAGCAAAGACGGTGCTAGAGGTGATGCTGGCGGCAAAGGCGGTGCTGGAGACGATGCCGGAGGCAAGGGCGGTGCAGGAGCCAAAGTAGGAGGCGGAACCAAAGGCGGTACTGGTAGCGATGCTGGAAGCAAAGGAGGTGCTGGAGGTGATGCCGGAGGCAAAGGCGGTGATGGAGGTAAAACAGGAGACAAAAACGGTGCTGGAGGCAATGCCGGAGGCAAGGGCGATGCTGAAGGCGATGCCGGAGGCAAAGGCGCTGGAGGAGCCAAAGTAGGAGGCGGAACCAAAGGCGGTACTGGTGGCGATGCTGGAGGAAAAGGTGGAGCTGGAGGCGATGCCGGAGGCAAAGGTGGTGCTGGAGGCAAAACAGGAGGTGGAAGCAAAGACGGTGCTGGAGGTGATGCCGGAGGCAAGGGTAGTGCAGGAGCTAAAGTAGGAGGCGGAACCAAAGGCGGTACTGGTAGCGATGCTGGAGGCAAAGGAGGTGCTGGAGGTGATGCCGGAGGCAAAGGCG GAGCTGGAGGCGATGCCGGAGGCAAAGGTGGCGCTGCAGGCAAAGGAGGTGCTGGAGGCAAAACAGAAGGTGGAAACAAAGGCAGTGCTGGAGGTGATGCCGGAGGCAAAGGTGGCGCTGGAGGCAAAACAGGAGGCGGAAGCAAAGACGGTGCTGGAGGTGACGCTGGCGGCAAAGGCGGTGCTGGAGACGATGCCGGAGGCAAGGGCGGTGCAGGAGCCAAAGTAGGAGGCGGAACCAAAGGCGGTACTGGTAGCGATGCTGGAGGCAAAGGAGGTGCTGGAGGTGATGCCGGAGGCAAAGGCGGTAATGGAGGTAAAATAGGAGACAAAAACGGTGCTGGAGGCAATGCCGGAGGCAAGAGCGATTCTGGAGGCGATGCCGGAGGCAAGGGCGGTGCAGGAGCCAAAGTAGGAGGCGGAATCAAAGGCGGTACTGGTGGCGATGCTGGAGGAAAAGGTGGAGCTGGAGGCGATGCCGGAGGCAAAGGTGGTGCTGGAGGCAAAACAGGAGGTGGAAGCAAAGACGGTGCTGGAGGTGATGCCGGCGGCAAAGGCGGTGCTGGAGACGATGCCGGAGGCAAAGGCGGTGCTGGAGGCGATGCCGGAGGCAAAGGCGGTGCTGGAGGTGATGCCGGAGGCAAAGGCGACACTGGAGGAGATGCAGGAGGTAAGAGCAGTGCTGGAGGCGATGCCGGAGGCAAAGGTGGCGTTAAAGGCAAAGGAGGTGCTGGAGGCAAAACAGAAGGTGGAAACAAAGGCAATGCTGGAGGTGATGCCGGAGGCAAAGGCGTTGATGGAGGTAAAACAGGAAGCAAAAATGGTGCTGGAGACGATGCCGGAGGCAAGGGCGATGCTGGAGGCGATGCCGGAAGCAAAGGCACTGGAGGAGCCAAAGTAGGAGGCGGAACCAAAGGCGGCACTGGTGGCGATGCTGGAGGAAAAGGAGGAGCTGGAGGCGATGCCGGAGGCAAAGGTAGCGCTGGAGACAAAACAGGAGGCGGAAGCAAAGACGGTGCTGGAGGTGATGCCGGCGGCAAAGGCGGTGCTGGAGGCAAAACAGAAGGTGGAGACAAAGGCGACGCTGGAGGAGATGCAGGAGGCAAGAGCGGTGCTGGAGGCGATACCGGAGGCAAGGGTGGTGCTGGAGGCGATGCCGGAGGCAAAGGTGGCGCTGGAGGCAAAGGAGGTGCTGGAGGAAAAACACAAGGTGGAAACAAAGGCATTGCTGGAGGTGATGCCAGAGGCAAAGGCGGCGATGGAGGTAAAACAGGAGGCAAAGACGATGCTGGAGGCGATGCCGGAGGAAAGGGTGGCGCTGGAGGCAATGCCGGAGGCAAAGGCGCTGCAGGAGCCAAAGTAGGAGGCGGAACCAAAGGCGGTGCTGGTGGCAATGCTGGAGGCAAAGGCGGTGCCGAAGGTGATGCCGGAGGCAAAGGTGGCGCTGGAGGCAAAACAGAAGGCGGAAGCAAAGACGGTGCTGGAGGTGATGCTGGCGGCAAAGGCGGTGCTGGAGACGATGCCGGAGGCAAGGGCGGTGCTGGAAGTGACGCCGGAGGCAAAGGCGGTGCTGGAGGCGATGCCGGAGGCAAGGGCGGTGCTGGGGGCGGTGGCAGAGTCAAAGGCGGTGCAGGAGGCAAAATCGGAGGCAAAGGTAGCGCTGGAGGAAAAGTGAAAGGTGGAAGCAAAGGCAGCCTTGGGGGTGGCTTGAGTGTTGGTCTTGGCACAAAGaa GTGA
- the LOC126375629 gene encoding uncharacterized PE-PGRS family protein PE_PGRS54-like isoform X2, with amino-acid sequence MRALYLLYFVVAFVTLLPNTSTLSIGLGGGIGLHGGSKGGARGHDGGKSDAGGVAGSKVGGGKKGGAGVKIDSGGLIGHGSQGGVGSDAVGKGGAEGDAGGKGGDGGKTGGKNGAGGDAGGKGDAEGDAGGKGSAGVKVGGGTKGGAGGDAGGKGGAGGDAGGKGSAGGKTEGGYKGSAGGDAGGKGGAGAKVGGGTKGGTGGDAGGDAGGKGGAGGDAGGKGGAGGKTGGGSKDGAGGDAGGKGGAGDDAGGKGGAGAKVGGGTKGGTGSDAGGKGGAGGDAGGKGGAGGKGGAGAKVGGGTKGGTGGDAGGKGGAGGDAGGKGGAGGKGGAGGKTGGGSKDGAGGYAGGKGGAGDDAGGKGGAGAKVGGGTKGGTGSDAGGKGGAGGNVGGKGGAGGKTGGGSKDGARGDAGGKGGAGDDAGGKGGAGAKVGGGTKGGTGSDAGSKGGAGGDAGGKGGDGGKTGDKNGAGGNAGGKGDAEGDAGGKGAGGAKVGGGTKGGTGGDAGGKGGAGGDAGGKGGAGGKTGGGSKDGAGGDAGGKGSAGAKVGGGTKGGTGSDAGGKGGAGGDAGGKGGDGGKTGDKNGARGNAGGKSDAGGDAGSKGAGGAKVGGGTKGGTGSDAGGKGGAGGKTGDKNGAGGNAGGKSDAGGDAGSKGAGGAKVGGGTKGGTGGDAGGKGGAGGDAGGKGGAGGKGGAGAKVGGGTKGGTGGDAGGKEGAGGDAGGKGGAAGKGGAGGKTEGGNKGSAGGDAGGKGGAGGKTGGGSKDGAGGDAGGKGGAGDDAGGKGGAGAKVGGGTKGGTGSDAGGKGGAGGDAGGKGGNGGKIGDKNGAGGNAGGKGGAGAKVGGGIKGGTGGDAGGKGGAGGDAGGKGGAGGKTGGGSKDGAGGDAGGKGGAGDDAGGKGGAGGDAGGKGGAGGDAGGKGDTGGDAGGKSSAGGDAGGKGGVKGKGGAGGKTEGGNKGNAGGDAGGKGVDGGKTGSKNGAGDDAGGKGDAGGDAGSKGTGGAKVGGGTKGGTGGDAGGKGGAGGDAGGKGSAGDKTGGGSKDGAGGDAGGKGGAGGKTEGGDKGDAGGDAGGKSGAGGDTGGKGGAGGDAGGKGGAGGKGGAGGKTQGGNKGIAGGDARGKGGDGGKTGGKDDAGGDAGGKGGAGGNAGGKGAAGAKVGGGTKGGAGGNAGGKGGAEGDAGGKGGAGGKTEGGSKDGAGGDAGGKGGAGDDAGGKGGAGSDAGGKGGAGGDAGGKGGAGGGGRVKGGAGGKIGGKGSAGGKVKGGSKGSLGGGLSVGLGTKK; translated from the exons ATGAGAGCTTTGTACCTCCTCTACTTTGTGGTG gCTTTTGTCACCTTACTGCCGAATACATCAACTCTAAGCATCggtttag GTGGTGGTATCGGACTTCACGGTGGAAGCAAAGGCGGCGCTCGAGGCCATGATGGCGGCAAAAGCGATGCTGGAGGTGTAGCCGGAAGCAAAGTAGGAGGTGGAAAAAAAGGTGGTGCTGGAGTTAAAATTGACTCTGGAGGCCTAATAGGACATGGAAGCCAAGGCGGCGTAGGAAGCGATGCCGTAGGCAAAGGCGGTGCCGAAGGTGATGCCGGAGGCAAAGGTGGTGATGGAGGTAAAACAGGAGGCAAAAACGGTGCTGGAGGCGATGCCGGAGGCAAAGGCGACGCTGAAGGAGATGCAGGAGGCAAGGGCAGTGCAGGAGTCAAAGTAGGAGGCGGAACCAAGGGCGGTGCTGGTGGCGATGCTGGAGGCAAAGGAGGAGCTGGAGGTGATGCCGGAGGCAAGGGCAGTGCTGGAGGCAAAACAGAAGGTGGATACAAAGGCAGTGCTGGAGGTGATGCCGGAGGCAAAGGCGGTGCAGGAGCCAAAGTAGGAGGCGGAACTAAAGGCGGTACTGGTGGCGATGCTGGTGGCGATGCTGGAGGAAAAGGAGGAGCTGGAGGCGATGCCGGAGGTAAAGGTGGCGCAGGAGGCAAAACAGGAGGCGGAAGCAAAGACGGTGCTGGAGGTGATGCTGGCGGCAAAGGCGGTGCTGGAGATGATGCCGGAGGCAAGGGCGGTGCAGGAGCCAAAGTAGGAGGCGGAACCAAAGGCGGTACTGGTAGCGATGCTGGAGGCAAAGGAGGAGCTGGAGGCGATGCCGGAGGCAAAGGTGGCGCCGGAGGCAAAGGCGGTGCAGGAGCCAAAGTAGGAGGCGGAACCAAAGGCGGTACTGGTGGCGATGCTGGAGGCAAAGGAGGAGCTGGAGGCGATGCCGGAGGCAAAGGTGGCGCTGGAGGCAAAGGAGGTGCTGGAGGCAAAACAGGAGGCGGAAGCAAAGATGGTGCTGGAGGTTATGCCGGCGGCAAAGGTGGTGCTGGAGACGATGCCGGAGGCAAGGGCGGTGCAGGAGCCAAAGTAGGAGGTGGAACTAAAGGCGGTACTGGTAGCGATGCTGGAGGAAAAGGAGGAGCTGGAGGCAATGTCGGAGGCAAAGGTGGCGCTGGAGGCAAAACAGGAGGCGGAAGCAAAGACGGTGCTAGAGGTGATGCTGGCGGCAAAGGCGGTGCTGGAGACGATGCCGGAGGCAAGGGCGGTGCAGGAGCCAAAGTAGGAGGCGGAACCAAAGGCGGTACTGGTAGCGATGCTGGAAGCAAAGGAGGTGCTGGAGGTGATGCCGGAGGCAAAGGCGGTGATGGAGGTAAAACAGGAGACAAAAACGGTGCTGGAGGCAATGCCGGAGGCAAGGGCGATGCTGAAGGCGATGCCGGAGGCAAAGGCGCTGGAGGAGCCAAAGTAGGAGGCGGAACCAAAGGCGGTACTGGTGGCGATGCTGGAGGAAAAGGTGGAGCTGGAGGCGATGCCGGAGGCAAAGGTGGTGCTGGAGGCAAAACAGGAGGTGGAAGCAAAGACGGTGCTGGAGGTGATGCCGGAGGCAAGGGTAGTGCAGGAGCTAAAGTAGGAGGCGGAACCAAAGGCGGTACTGGTAGCGATGCTGGAGGCAAAGGAGGTGCTGGAGGTGATGCCGGAGGCAAAGGCGGTGATGGAGGCAAAACAGGAGACAAAAACGGTGCTCGAGGCAATGCCGGAGGCAAGAGCGATGCTGGAGGCGATGCCGGAAGCAAAGGCGCTGGAGGAGCCAAAGTAGGAGGCGGAACCAAAGGCGGTACTGGTAGCGATGCTGGAGGCAAAGGAGGTGCTGGAGGTAAAACAGGAGACAAAAACGGTGCTGGAGGCAATGCCGGAGGCAAGAGCGATGCTGGAGGCGATGCCGGAAGCAAAGGCGCTGGAGGAGCCAAAGTAGGAGGCGGAACCAAAGGCGGTACTGGTGGCGATGCTGGAGGCAAAGGAGGAGCTGGAGGCGATGCCGGAGGCAAAGGTGGCGCCGGAGGCAAAGGCGGTGCAGGAGCCAAAGTAGGAGGCGGAACCAAAGGCGGTACTGGTGGCGATGCTGGAGGCAAAGAAGGAGCTGGAGGCGATGCCGGAGGCAAAGGTGGCGCTGCAGGCAAAGGAGGTGCTGGAGGCAAAACAGAAGGTGGAAACAAAGGCAGTGCTGGAGGTGATGCCGGAGGCAAAGGTGGCGCTGGAGGCAAAACAGGAGGCGGAAGCAAAGACGGTGCTGGAGGTGACGCTGGCGGCAAAGGCGGTGCTGGAGACGATGCCGGAGGCAAGGGCGGTGCAGGAGCCAAAGTAGGAGGCGGAACCAAAGGCGGTACTGGTAGCGATGCTGGAGGCAAAGGAGGTGCTGGAGGTGATGCCGGAGGCAAAGGCGGTAATGGAGGTAAAATAGGAGACAAAAACGGTGCTGGAGGCAATGCCGGAG GCAAGGGCGGTGCAGGAGCCAAAGTAGGAGGCGGAATCAAAGGCGGTACTGGTGGCGATGCTGGAGGAAAAGGTGGAGCTGGAGGCGATGCCGGAGGCAAAGGTGGTGCTGGAGGCAAAACAGGAGGTGGAAGCAAAGACGGTGCTGGAGGTGATGCCGGCGGCAAAGGCGGTGCTGGAGACGATGCCGGAGGCAAAGGCGGTGCTGGAGGCGATGCCGGAGGCAAAGGCGGTGCTGGAGGTGATGCCGGAGGCAAAGGCGACACTGGAGGAGATGCAGGAGGTAAGAGCAGTGCTGGAGGCGATGCCGGAGGCAAAGGTGGCGTTAAAGGCAAAGGAGGTGCTGGAGGCAAAACAGAAGGTGGAAACAAAGGCAATGCTGGAGGTGATGCCGGAGGCAAAGGCGTTGATGGAGGTAAAACAGGAAGCAAAAATGGTGCTGGAGACGATGCCGGAGGCAAGGGCGATGCTGGAGGCGATGCCGGAAGCAAAGGCACTGGAGGAGCCAAAGTAGGAGGCGGAACCAAAGGCGGCACTGGTGGCGATGCTGGAGGAAAAGGAGGAGCTGGAGGCGATGCCGGAGGCAAAGGTAGCGCTGGAGACAAAACAGGAGGCGGAAGCAAAGACGGTGCTGGAGGTGATGCCGGCGGCAAAGGCGGTGCTGGAGGCAAAACAGAAGGTGGAGACAAAGGCGACGCTGGAGGAGATGCAGGAGGCAAGAGCGGTGCTGGAGGCGATACCGGAGGCAAGGGTGGTGCTGGAGGCGATGCCGGAGGCAAAGGTGGCGCTGGAGGCAAAGGAGGTGCTGGAGGAAAAACACAAGGTGGAAACAAAGGCATTGCTGGAGGTGATGCCAGAGGCAAAGGCGGCGATGGAGGTAAAACAGGAGGCAAAGACGATGCTGGAGGCGATGCCGGAGGAAAGGGTGGCGCTGGAGGCAATGCCGGAGGCAAAGGCGCTGCAGGAGCCAAAGTAGGAGGCGGAACCAAAGGCGGTGCTGGTGGCAATGCTGGAGGCAAAGGCGGTGCCGAAGGTGATGCCGGAGGCAAAGGTGGCGCTGGAGGCAAAACAGAAGGCGGAAGCAAAGACGGTGCTGGAGGTGATGCTGGCGGCAAAGGCGGTGCTGGAGACGATGCCGGAGGCAAGGGCGGTGCTGGAAGTGACGCCGGAGGCAAAGGCGGTGCTGGAGGCGATGCCGGAGGCAAGGGCGGTGCTGGGGGCGGTGGCAGAGTCAAAGGCGGTGCAGGAGGCAAAATCGGAGGCAAAGGTAGCGCTGGAGGAAAAGTGAAAGGTGGAAGCAAAGGCAGCCTTGGGGGTGGCTTGAGTGTTGGTCTTGGCACAAAGaa GTGA
- the LOC126375629 gene encoding uncharacterized PE-PGRS family protein PE_PGRS54-like isoform X14 — protein sequence MRALYLLYFVVAFVTLLPNTSTLSIGLGGGIGLHGGSKGGARGHDGGKSDAGGVAGSKVGGGKKGGAGVKIDSGGLIGHGSQGGVGSDAVGKGGAEGDAGGKGGDGGKTGGKNGAGGDAGGKGDAEGDAGGKGSAGVKVGGGTKGGAGGDAGGKGGAGGDAGGKGSAGGKTEGGYKGSAGGDAGGKGGAGAKVGGGTKGGTGGDAGGDAGGKGGAGGDAGGKGGAGGKTGGGSKDGAGGDAGGKGGAGDDAGGKGGAGAKVGGGTKGGTGSDAGGKGGAGGDAGGKGGAGGKGGAGAKVGGGTKGGTGGDAGGKGGAGGDAGGKGGAGGKGGAGGKTGGGSKDGAGGYAGGKGGAGDDAGGKGGAGAKVGGGTKGGTGSDAGGKGGAGGNVGGKGGAGGKTGGGSKDGARGDAGGKGGAGDDAGGKGGAGAKVGGGTKGGTGSDAGSKGGAGGDAGGKGGDGGKTGDKNGAGGNAGGKGDAEGDAGGKGAGGAKVGGGTKGGTGGDAGGKGGAGGDAGGKGGAGGKTGGGSKDGAGGDAGGKGSAGAKVGGGTKGGTGSDAGGKGGAGGDAGGKGGDGGKTGDKNGARGNAGGKSDAGGDAGSKGAGGAKVGGGTKGGTGSDAGGKGGAGDDAGGKGGAGAKVGGGTKGGTGSDAGGKGGAGGDAGGKGGNGGKIGDKNGAGGNAGGKSDSGGDAGGKGGAGAKVGGGIKGGTGGDAGGKGGAGGDAGGKGGAGGKTGGGSKDGAGGDAGGKGGAGDDAGGKGGAGGDAGGKGGAGGDAGGKGDTGGDAGGKSSAGGDAGGKGGVKGKGGAGGKTEGGNKGNAGGDAGGKGVDGGKTGSKNGAGDDAGGKGDAGGDAGSKGTGGAKVGGGTKGGTGGDAGGKGGAGGDAGGKGSAGDKTGGGSKDGAGGDAGGKGGAGGKTEGGDKGDAGGDAGGKSGAGGDTGGKGGAGGDAGGKGGAGGKGGAGGKTQGGNKGIAGGDARGKGGDGGKTGGKDDAGGDAGGKGGAGGNAGGKGAAGAKVGGGTKGGAGGNAGGKGGAEGDAGGKGGAGGKTEGGSKDGAGGDAGGKGGAGDDAGGKGGAGSDAGGKGGAGGDAGGKGGAGGGGRVKGGAGGKIGGKGSAGGKVKGGSKGSLGGGLSVGLGTKK from the exons ATGAGAGCTTTGTACCTCCTCTACTTTGTGGTG gCTTTTGTCACCTTACTGCCGAATACATCAACTCTAAGCATCggtttag GTGGTGGTATCGGACTTCACGGTGGAAGCAAAGGCGGCGCTCGAGGCCATGATGGCGGCAAAAGCGATGCTGGAGGTGTAGCCGGAAGCAAAGTAGGAGGTGGAAAAAAAGGTGGTGCTGGAGTTAAAATTGACTCTGGAGGCCTAATAGGACATGGAAGCCAAGGCGGCGTAGGAAGCGATGCCGTAGGCAAAGGCGGTGCCGAAGGTGATGCCGGAGGCAAAGGTGGTGATGGAGGTAAAACAGGAGGCAAAAACGGTGCTGGAGGCGATGCCGGAGGCAAAGGCGACGCTGAAGGAGATGCAGGAGGCAAGGGCAGTGCAGGAGTCAAAGTAGGAGGCGGAACCAAGGGCGGTGCTGGTGGCGATGCTGGAGGCAAAGGAGGAGCTGGAGGTGATGCCGGAGGCAAGGGCAGTGCTGGAGGCAAAACAGAAGGTGGATACAAAGGCAGTGCTGGAGGTGATGCCGGAGGCAAAGGCGGTGCAGGAGCCAAAGTAGGAGGCGGAACTAAAGGCGGTACTGGTGGCGATGCTGGTGGCGATGCTGGAGGAAAAGGAGGAGCTGGAGGCGATGCCGGAGGTAAAGGTGGCGCAGGAGGCAAAACAGGAGGCGGAAGCAAAGACGGTGCTGGAGGTGATGCTGGCGGCAAAGGCGGTGCTGGAGATGATGCCGGAGGCAAGGGCGGTGCAGGAGCCAAAGTAGGAGGCGGAACCAAAGGCGGTACTGGTAGCGATGCTGGAGGCAAAGGAGGAGCTGGAGGCGATGCCGGAGGCAAAGGTGGCGCCGGAGGCAAAGGCGGTGCAGGAGCCAAAGTAGGAGGCGGAACCAAAGGCGGTACTGGTGGCGATGCTGGAGGCAAAGGAGGAGCTGGAGGCGATGCCGGAGGCAAAGGTGGCGCTGGAGGCAAAGGAGGTGCTGGAGGCAAAACAGGAGGCGGAAGCAAAGATGGTGCTGGAGGTTATGCCGGCGGCAAAGGTGGTGCTGGAGACGATGCCGGAGGCAAGGGCGGTGCAGGAGCCAAAGTAGGAGGTGGAACTAAAGGCGGTACTGGTAGCGATGCTGGAGGAAAAGGAGGAGCTGGAGGCAATGTCGGAGGCAAAGGTGGCGCTGGAGGCAAAACAGGAGGCGGAAGCAAAGACGGTGCTAGAGGTGATGCTGGCGGCAAAGGCGGTGCTGGAGACGATGCCGGAGGCAAGGGCGGTGCAGGAGCCAAAGTAGGAGGCGGAACCAAAGGCGGTACTGGTAGCGATGCTGGAAGCAAAGGAGGTGCTGGAGGTGATGCCGGAGGCAAAGGCGGTGATGGAGGTAAAACAGGAGACAAAAACGGTGCTGGAGGCAATGCCGGAGGCAAGGGCGATGCTGAAGGCGATGCCGGAGGCAAAGGCGCTGGAGGAGCCAAAGTAGGAGGCGGAACCAAAGGCGGTACTGGTGGCGATGCTGGAGGAAAAGGTGGAGCTGGAGGCGATGCCGGAGGCAAAGGTGGTGCTGGAGGCAAAACAGGAGGTGGAAGCAAAGACGGTGCTGGAGGTGATGCCGGAGGCAAGGGTAGTGCAGGAGCTAAAGTAGGAGGCGGAACCAAAGGCGGTACTGGTAGCGATGCTGGAGGCAAAGGAGGTGCTGGAGGTGATGCCGGAGGCAAAGGCGGTGATGGAGGCAAAACAGGAGACAAAAACGGTGCTCGAGGCAATGCCGGAGGCAAGAGCGATGCTGGAGGCGATGCCGGAAGCAAAGGCGCTGGAGGAGCCAAAGTAGGAGGCGGAACCAAAGGCGGTACTGGTAGCGATGCTGGAGGCAAAGGAGGTGCTGGAG ACGATGCCGGAGGCAAGGGCGGTGCAGGAGCCAAAGTAGGAGGCGGAACCAAAGGCGGTACTGGTAGCGATGCTGGAGGCAAAGGAGGTGCTGGAGGTGATGCCGGAGGCAAAGGCGGTAATGGAGGTAAAATAGGAGACAAAAACGGTGCTGGAGGCAATGCCGGAGGCAAGAGCGATTCTGGAGGCGATGCCGGAGGCAAGGGCGGTGCAGGAGCCAAAGTAGGAGGCGGAATCAAAGGCGGTACTGGTGGCGATGCTGGAGGAAAAGGTGGAGCTGGAGGCGATGCCGGAGGCAAAGGTGGTGCTGGAGGCAAAACAGGAGGTGGAAGCAAAGACGGTGCTGGAGGTGATGCCGGCGGCAAAGGCGGTGCTGGAGACGATGCCGGAGGCAAAGGCGGTGCTGGAGGCGATGCCGGAGGCAAAGGCGGTGCTGGAGGTGATGCCGGAGGCAAAGGCGACACTGGAGGAGATGCAGGAGGTAAGAGCAGTGCTGGAGGCGATGCCGGAGGCAAAGGTGGCGTTAAAGGCAAAGGAGGTGCTGGAGGCAAAACAGAAGGTGGAAACAAAGGCAATGCTGGAGGTGATGCCGGAGGCAAAGGCGTTGATGGAGGTAAAACAGGAAGCAAAAATGGTGCTGGAGACGATGCCGGAGGCAAGGGCGATGCTGGAGGCGATGCCGGAAGCAAAGGCACTGGAGGAGCCAAAGTAGGAGGCGGAACCAAAGGCGGCACTGGTGGCGATGCTGGAGGAAAAGGAGGAGCTGGAGGCGATGCCGGAGGCAAAGGTAGCGCTGGAGACAAAACAGGAGGCGGAAGCAAAGACGGTGCTGGAGGTGATGCCGGCGGCAAAGGCGGTGCTGGAGGCAAAACAGAAGGTGGAGACAAAGGCGACGCTGGAGGAGATGCAGGAGGCAAGAGCGGTGCTGGAGGCGATACCGGAGGCAAGGGTGGTGCTGGAGGCGATGCCGGAGGCAAAGGTGGCGCTGGAGGCAAAGGAGGTGCTGGAGGAAAAACACAAGGTGGAAACAAAGGCATTGCTGGAGGTGATGCCAGAGGCAAAGGCGGCGATGGAGGTAAAACAGGAGGCAAAGACGATGCTGGAGGCGATGCCGGAGGAAAGGGTGGCGCTGGAGGCAATGCCGGAGGCAAAGGCGCTGCAGGAGCCAAAGTAGGAGGCGGAACCAAAGGCGGTGCTGGTGGCAATGCTGGAGGCAAAGGCGGTGCCGAAGGTGATGCCGGAGGCAAAGGTGGCGCTGGAGGCAAAACAGAAGGCGGAAGCAAAGACGGTGCTGGAGGTGATGCTGGCGGCAAAGGCGGTGCTGGAGACGATGCCGGAGGCAAGGGCGGTGCTGGAAGTGACGCCGGAGGCAAAGGCGGTGCTGGAGGCGATGCCGGAGGCAAGGGCGGTGCTGGGGGCGGTGGCAGAGTCAAAGGCGGTGCAGGAGGCAAAATCGGAGGCAAAGGTAGCGCTGGAGGAAAAGTGAAAGGTGGAAGCAAAGGCAGCCTTGGGGGTGGCTTGAGTGTTGGTCTTGGCACAAAGaa GTGA